A region from the Paraburkholderia youngii genome encodes:
- a CDS encoding phosphatidate cytidylyltransferase has protein sequence MLKTRVITAIVLLAVFLPVTLFAPVGAFGALIAFVVVFAAWEWARLLKLGGAGPVLYALVAALGLVTSTRLGIGTEHARPFFQAAAIFWVIGGPFVLLRKPVLAQGAWRAFLFLAGIVGFIACWHALVAARMLGVPFVLSLLLLVWLADIGAYFSGKAFGKHKLAPAISPGKTWEGAIGGWLLVMIVAAVAIFLHAFEPTLYSALLAQLGALRTVLALTLLVVFSVVGDLFESMMKRQAGVKDSSGLLPGHGGVLDRIDALLPVLPLAMLLLG, from the coding sequence TGCTAAAAACCCGTGTCATCACGGCGATCGTGCTGCTTGCAGTGTTCCTGCCTGTCACGCTGTTCGCGCCGGTCGGCGCGTTCGGCGCGCTGATCGCGTTCGTAGTCGTGTTCGCCGCGTGGGAGTGGGCGCGCCTGCTGAAGCTCGGCGGCGCGGGTCCGGTGCTGTACGCGCTCGTCGCGGCGCTCGGGCTCGTCACCAGCACACGGCTGGGCATTGGCACGGAGCATGCGCGGCCATTCTTCCAGGCGGCGGCGATTTTCTGGGTGATCGGCGGTCCTTTCGTGCTGCTGCGCAAGCCGGTGCTCGCGCAGGGCGCGTGGCGCGCCTTTCTGTTTCTTGCCGGCATCGTCGGTTTCATCGCGTGCTGGCATGCTCTCGTCGCCGCGCGCATGCTCGGTGTGCCGTTCGTTCTGTCGCTGCTGCTATTGGTATGGCTCGCCGATATCGGCGCATACTTCTCGGGGAAGGCGTTTGGCAAGCACAAGCTGGCACCCGCCATCAGTCCGGGTAAAACCTGGGAGGGCGCGATCGGCGGCTGGTTGCTGGTCATGATCGTCGCGGCGGTGGCGATCTTTTTGCACGCGTTCGAGCCGACCCTGTATTCTGCGCTGCTGGCGCAACTGGGCGCGTTACGCACGGTGCTCGCGCTGACCCTGCTGGTGGTTTTCAGCGTGGTCGGTGATCTGTTCGAATCGATGATGAAACGCCAGGCCGGCGTCAAAGACTCGAGCGGCCTGTTGCCGGGGCACGGCGGCGTGCTCGATCGCATCGACGCATTGTTGCCGGTGCTGCCGCTCGCGATGCTGCTGCTCGGCTAG
- a CDS encoding 1-deoxy-D-xylulose-5-phosphate reductoisomerase has protein sequence MQKRLTLLGSTGSIGDSTLDVVARHPERFSIYALSAHRNGDKLVEQCLRFAPEVAVVGDADTAAKVAAKLRDAGSKTEVTYGPQALVDVAKSEGCDTVVAAIVGAAGLAPSLAAARSGKRILLANKEALVMSGAIFMDAVHDNGAVLLPVDSEHNAIFQCLPREASLHGGVSKIILTASGGPFRTREPATLVDVTPDEACKHPNWVMGRKISVDSATMMNKGLEVIEAHWLFNLPGERIDVLIHPQSVIHSLVSYADGSVLAQLGNPDMRTPIAHALAFPDRVDSGVAQLDLAEIASLSFEKPDYARFPCLALAMKALAEGGVASAALNAANEIAVEAFLARRIGFMAIAQVVDSVLNALPNRSAHALDDVIEADAAARRAATEFIARLPDGVRRTERAVQ, from the coding sequence ATGCAAAAACGTCTGACATTGCTCGGTTCCACGGGCTCGATTGGAGACAGTACGCTCGACGTGGTCGCGCGCCATCCCGAGCGTTTTTCCATTTACGCGCTGAGCGCGCATCGCAACGGCGACAAGCTCGTCGAGCAATGCCTGCGCTTCGCGCCCGAAGTGGCGGTGGTCGGCGACGCCGACACGGCCGCGAAGGTCGCCGCGAAGCTGCGCGATGCGGGCAGCAAGACCGAGGTCACGTACGGGCCGCAGGCGCTCGTTGACGTCGCGAAGAGCGAGGGCTGCGACACGGTGGTCGCGGCGATCGTCGGCGCAGCGGGGCTCGCGCCCAGCCTCGCCGCGGCGCGCTCCGGCAAACGCATTCTGCTCGCGAACAAGGAAGCGCTGGTGATGTCCGGCGCGATCTTCATGGACGCGGTGCACGACAACGGCGCGGTCCTGCTGCCGGTCGACAGCGAACACAACGCGATTTTCCAATGCCTGCCGCGCGAAGCATCGCTGCATGGCGGCGTCTCGAAGATCATCCTGACCGCGTCGGGCGGCCCCTTCCGCACCCGCGAACCGGCCACGCTCGTCGACGTGACGCCTGACGAAGCCTGCAAGCATCCGAACTGGGTGATGGGCCGCAAGATCTCGGTCGACTCAGCGACGATGATGAACAAGGGCCTCGAAGTGATCGAGGCTCATTGGCTGTTCAATCTGCCCGGCGAGCGCATCGACGTGCTGATCCATCCGCAGAGCGTGATTCATTCGCTGGTGTCATACGCAGACGGCTCGGTGCTCGCGCAGCTCGGCAACCCCGACATGCGCACGCCGATCGCGCACGCACTCGCGTTTCCGGATCGCGTCGATTCCGGCGTCGCGCAGCTCGATCTCGCGGAGATTGCGTCGCTGTCGTTCGAAAAACCCGACTACGCGCGCTTCCCGTGCCTCGCGCTCGCGATGAAGGCGCTGGCCGAAGGCGGTGTCGCGAGCGCGGCGTTGAACGCCGCCAACGAGATCGCGGTGGAGGCGTTCCTCGCGCGCCGCATCGGCTTCATGGCGATTGCGCAGGTGGTCGACTCGGTGCTGAACGCATTACCGAACCGCAGCGCGCACGCGCTCGACGA